In one Dermacentor albipictus isolate Rhodes 1998 colony chromosome 4, USDA_Dalb.pri_finalv2, whole genome shotgun sequence genomic region, the following are encoded:
- the LOC135916031 gene encoding clavesin-2-like isoform X2, with protein sequence MMVTPEKDVRGRPIIFSKPGVWMPNELPYVDLQCTWLICMEHIAADPAAQVLGVVLLLDYAEFTADKILSLSFGLIRRALEYIQDCMPMRMKAVHIVRQSYAFDIIFALIKPFIKAKLAERIRFHGDNFEKLHEEISPKTLPEEYGGQGPPIDHDAFWKRLDAESKDFAAANRFGYPMKDQDDLPPDSEELKPELTSL encoded by the exons ATGATGGTGACGCCCGAGAAAGACGTTCGTGGGCGTCCCATAATCTTTTCTAAACCAG GTGTATGGATGCCGAACGAGCTGCCTTACGTAGACCTTCAGTGCACGTGGCTCATCTGCATGGAACACATAGCGGCCGACCCAGCAGCACAGGTCCTAGGAGTTGTGCTCTTGCTGGACTACGCCGAATTTACGGCCGACAAGATTCTCTCGCTGAGCTTCGGCCTCATCAGGAGAGCCCTGGAATATATCCAG GATTGCATGCCGATGAGAATGAAGGCAGTGCACATAGTGAGACAATCGTACGCATTCGACATAATTTTTGCGCTCATCAAGCCTTTCATCAAGGCGAAGCTGGCCGAAAGG ATTCGCTTCCACGGAGACAACTTTGAGAAGCTCCATGAGGAGATTTCTCCGAAGACTCTGCCGGAAGAGTACGGAGGCCAAGGACCTCCTATCGACCACGACGCATTTTGGAAGCGACTAGACGCCGAGTCGAAGGATTTCGCTGCCGCCAACCGCTTTGGCTACCCCATGAAAGACCAGGACGATTTGCCGCCTGACAGTGAGGAACTGAAGCCGGAGCTCACATCGTTGTGA
- the LOC135916031 gene encoding clavesin-2-like isoform X1, with protein sequence MRSRSSRSSWKVTIGSGAQRKQKSQVPAAFSAGTQVQRGRRTPNYPQLLQEQSFLRVHLPGLFAAEGATSGPQADDGDARERRVWMPNELPYVDLQCTWLICMEHIAADPAAQVLGVVLLLDYAEFTADKILSLSFGLIRRALEYIQDCMPMRMKAVHIVRQSYAFDIIFALIKPFIKAKLAERIRFHGDNFEKLHEEISPKTLPEEYGGQGPPIDHDAFWKRLDAESKDFAAANRFGYPMKDQDDLPPDSEELKPELTSL encoded by the exons ATGCGCTCGAGAAGCTCACGCAGCTCTTGGAAGGTGACAAT CGGAAGCGGAGCTCAACGCAAACAAAAATCCCAAGTTCCTGCTGCGTTTTCTGCGGGTACGCAAGTACAACGTGGACGGCGCACTCCAAACTATCCGCAACTACTACAGGAACAGAGCTTCCTGCGTGTCCATCTTCCGGGACTTTTTGCCGCGGAAGGCGCCACCAGCGGGCCGCAAGCTGATGATGGTGACGCCCGAGAAAGAC GTGTATGGATGCCGAACGAGCTGCCTTACGTAGACCTTCAGTGCACGTGGCTCATCTGCATGGAACACATAGCGGCCGACCCAGCAGCACAGGTCCTAGGAGTTGTGCTCTTGCTGGACTACGCCGAATTTACGGCCGACAAGATTCTCTCGCTGAGCTTCGGCCTCATCAGGAGAGCCCTGGAATATATCCAG GATTGCATGCCGATGAGAATGAAGGCAGTGCACATAGTGAGACAATCGTACGCATTCGACATAATTTTTGCGCTCATCAAGCCTTTCATCAAGGCGAAGCTGGCCGAAAGG ATTCGCTTCCACGGAGACAACTTTGAGAAGCTCCATGAGGAGATTTCTCCGAAGACTCTGCCGGAAGAGTACGGAGGCCAAGGACCTCCTATCGACCACGACGCATTTTGGAAGCGACTAGACGCCGAGTCGAAGGATTTCGCTGCCGCCAACCGCTTTGGCTACCCCATGAAAGACCAGGACGATTTGCCGCCTGACAGTGAGGAACTGAAGCCGGAGCTCACATCGTTGTGA